The genomic region catagggaaattttatttgaacccatataacctcattctacacccaactaaaattaaaaacgtGAATTGTCAATTTTACCCCTATTGTATAATTACTATCAAATACAAGATGAAATCAGAAatcaaactaaaatttatcaataaacttaCTGCTGGTTCCAATGACAACTGAGGGCCTAAGTTAATTATTATTACTagtgtatgtgtatgtataaAATGATTTTGGGTCTTATAATTCATGCAGATTTGAATTACTGTGGCTAAAACCCAAGTGATGCCTAAGAATATGGATTTACATATTACAATTCCACCACCCAATACACCTAATCTTAAAACCAAGGTAAAAACTTGAGATTAAAGCATTTGAAATACGCTACTGCATTTGTTTATGAAGCAGCAATGGGATAAAAACAATGGGAATGCAATTCAGATAAAGCACACAAGGATTAAAACCAACTCAATTTCTGTTGTAAGAGAAATAAGCATATTGGTTTAACATTTCAATCTCAAATAAGCACAAACACCATAACATATGAATTAATTACTTCATCTAATCTTGTTTGCTCACATAACTTCCCGATTCTAGATTGCTTGTTTGACCAATTCATCAAACACGACTCCATATATGTATGGACATTACACTCTCAATCAACAAGACAAGTTGTGGAAAACAAGTTGTAGAACACtgattttggatttttatttttaaaatggatgtaaaaataaatttacatattataTTAGGCTTgtgagggtagtttaggtagtaaaattgggtttaaagagatattgataatttcattaaaaactaTACAGGTGTAAATaataagttgggtgtagaaaaaaattatctaggttcaaataaaattttccaaaaaacaaataaagaatgAAATATAGTGATTAATTTCTTCTTCACACAAAGATTAAAGCTAATATGATAAATAGTAAATACAACTTTGATGGGTGAGTGCTAACCAAAGGAGAAGGCAGAACCTTTCTTCtgcctggtttggtattgctgtgctttgaaaaaaagctgctgtgagaataagcggctgtgctgtgagaataagcggctgtgaaataaagcagcaaagtgtttggtaaacttttttgtaaaagtgcttttggaagaaaaaaaagcagtatgatagtgtttggtaaacttttttgtaaaacagctgtgactgtgtgaaatgaccaaaaaggtataatactagatgtgctattaatttaattttcttaacaaataaaagtgaattactaaatatattttatttttagaagaaaaatatttataaactttatcttaaatattaattagtatgacaaactactttaatagaaatattttagagtgaatagctaggattcattagtacaatattattaatgtacttgaaagtagtctaattagatgcattcatcaaacttgcattcatcaaacttgaaagtagtacaatattgttaatattgttaatgtacGGTAGGAGAGTCGCTCTAATCAAGATATTATCGAAACTGGTGCTTAAGCAAGAATTACATTTGGGGAGAACAGTCGGTGCACATAAGTTATCAGCAACACCGGGTCTTGGTTTTTCGAAATCTCCCTAACAGACTATTATTACAGTTTCAATAAAATGAGATGCTATACATTAACTTCCGTCGCTGCTGTTTCTAAAAACCAGATACAATATCATCAATTGATTCCTCCCACGAATCGGTTGCTTCAATCTGGAAAACAATTAACGATAATGTACCCGTCAGCATTACTGTTTTGCATTACAGATTATGGGGTGTCGACGCAACCATAAATACAGACCTCTTGGCAAAGATCTAAAGCAAGACGAGCTCCTACAGCCGCCTCCTCGTGGTTATCTTTCACCTCCAAGTTGATTATCAGCACACATTTCCTAAGAGCATGGTCCCGGTTGTTGAGATCTATACATTGTTGCACACGGGTCAGACAAGCAAACAAGGATGGTATCTTCAAGTTACAGATTAACTGCACAAATCTtcttttagttttcataaaactaaaagatGAACAAAAGTAGATGGTGCCAAACTAAACGATCAACTAAACAGAAACTTTCAACCATctagtatgttttttttttttttttttttttttaaatcaaaaacTCTCTTGAGGTTTAAACTTTATCTTTTCCTTGAGATTCATTAACCACAAGTTCCTAGAACCAGCATCTCTGTTGTATGTATAAGTTCTAATAATCCTAGGAACCTATAAACTCAAGGTTTCTTACTTTCTTACTTTCTTACATTTCCCAAATGGAAAAAGAATCCATTTCAAATATCAATCGTTGTTTGTTACCATCTCCAATGATTACGTTAAGCTGAAAGAAATTGCATACCTATAACTTAAGAGCTCAAACTCTACCAGCAAGTCATATTCCAACAGCTCAACAGAAAGAGATTGCCAAGAAACAACACTACCAACACAAAGAAGAGCatttgattaattgattatCGAATGACTATGGACTATTAAAATCTAGAAGATACAAGCCAAAACTAGGAGAAGGGAGTTAAAACCAACCTTCAATAACCATGTCAAAAACCTTTTCTTCGAATGTTAACACCACATCAAAGGAACCGTCGGCAGCATTGTCCTGCCATCGCTGAGGTGCCAGTTTGACTCCCAAGTTTCTTTTAAGCATAGGCAAGATGCCATTACGCTTGTACCTGTACTTATCGTCAAGGTTACACTTTGCATAAAAAACAACACAGTTCATAACGTAAAGTACGCACATAAATTCCAGTTCATACATCCCACAATACTCGAGCATTGCTACACAGAGCTACCAATCAATAGTCTTCGTCATCAACTATTCTATACTCTTCGCTAAACACCTCGAACCACAAATATCGAATTTACTCTTAAAAGCCTCAAGGGTAAGTTCATACACAAAATCTATCAGACTGCCCACTTAATTTCCAAATATTGAAGCTTTGAACCTACAATCTCAGTTGCATATATCAACAGTCTTAAagtccttctttttctttcctgttAACCAATTTGCTCCTACCAAAACTTTTTGTTCGTACTATTTTCTGGATATTTATACGAATCTATTTCATCACCAAAATATCATATTCCCCAAAACCCAGAATTCGAAAAACCCAATTGAAACAAGAAAGATACATAATTTGAAAACCCCAATTGAACAAAATCGAGAGAAGAACAAGTTTAGAGGAGGAGGATACAGTTCGGGGTCTTTTCGCCGGAGATCGTCGAACATCTGCTTGTAAGGTGTGCCAAAGTCGTAAACATTGGGTTCTCTGAGGGAGGGACCAGGGAGCTTGACGTGGGCTCCGGTGCCGTACGACGCGACGTCGAAGCCCTGCCGCTTGAGGAGTGAGTGAGCCTCCATGCTCCGATTCTGGTTCGACGAACACACCATGCTCCATACCCTCATCATTTTCTACATCatcctttgttttcttttagttttatcCCACTACCTAATTTCTTCTACAACAATTATTCTCTCCATTCCTTCATCTTTTCCCTTTTTACTTACTGACCAAAGAAGAGTGTTTGTGCGGTCGAGCTTTGGACTCTTCCTTTTGTGTAGATAGGTTTGagtacaaaacaattttgttagGCTATTGTATTCTGGAAGGAATAAGTCATGGGATATGCTGCTGCATTTGTTCATGGACTTTGTTAAACCGCAGTGAACTTTAATCTCCTCAAGGAGAGCGATATACTCGTGTTTCAACCTAATTGTCTACAATCTTTTTAGaagaatataattttattatatcCCGAATTAGTGAATTGGGCATGATCATTTCGTACAGAATAACAAAGCAAAAAGCAAGTcaattttcttgtaattttcCCAACATTTTTTATTCGAACTAAAATTGAATTGGTGTTTTAGGTTGAATAAGTTCCAAGGGCAGGAAAGCTGTTATCTACTTGTCAAAACATTTGTAATTTCGGTCTTTTGGATCAAGGTGTTCTATCTCTGTAGTTTCAAATGTAAAACGATAACAGCGTTATATATCTAGTTGTAGACATAATCTAATGGCTGTTACCTTCCATAAATTTTTATCCCTTAATCCTcatcaattcatttgatctgatGGTCTAAAATTGAGatagtgtaaaaaataaaaataagtgtgtggtTAACACCACCCTATTTCTATTTCAaagtcatattttttttttttaacaaacaatattatctacactaaaagggaggaggggtgagcttagcctcacaatgtgctagcaataatgtggttcaaattcgcatttggcgagaatcgaatctaaaatctctcacttattagtaaataagaatatcactaaaccgtagtactaagtagcttCGAAGTCATATTTTAGCATAACTATTGGTAGTTGCTGGTTAAAGGACCAATATGATTTGAAGTTAGAACATAAGTAATTACCACCAAAGCATCCATTTTCTGAGGACATCAACGACTTCTTTACAAGATCCATTTTTGTCCCATACAATCACATATAAGTTGAGAAACCAGGAAGATAATACAGACTCGTTATACAGGAGGAAACTTTAATACTCATAAATCATAAATGATTAATTAAACTCATAGGATCCCAATAGAAATCGTCCACACACAACTGGAACCCCTCTTTCTCATTGTAAAACAGAAAATTACGGATGGTGAATGAAATAGTATGTTTGTGAGATAGTAAGAATGGAAAGGGAAACCGCAACAATGAACGATGTCAATGACCATGCCTTATTAAAATAGGCATGACTCAAACTCATTTAAATAAAGCATTGCACGACATGATTAGTAATGAATAACCAGGTTGGTCCTAAGGTAATAGGCTGGCCTCGCCCCAATTCATCATGGCCAAGCACAGCCCATGACGTGGGATCATTATGATGACTATCCCATTTAAACTAATACATAATTAAATATGGGAGCTAATAAGACTAAATAATTGTGATATTAGGCTTTAAACtagattcaaataattttttctgataatataaaataattaaagtttGTTGAGCCGCTTGTTTAGTGGCGCGGCCCAAGAACGGCTTAGGCCCATATGGCATTTTTAGGTGTTAGACCGTTTGACACCATTTAGTTTTTAGGGATGGGCATGAGAAACATAGAACCGAGAAAGCATTGGaccatgacaaaaaaaaaaatcgaaaaaagaaaatttgagtttgttgaccaaaaaaataaactttTGACAAGAATTGAATTGAGCCAGTTCAGACTGGTTTCAATTCAGGTTCTCAACTTGAAAAAACTAGCACGATAGAACTgaactaatttaatttttacgtttttcttttaaacaaataatattatctacattaaaaggaGGAGgtgataatttaatttttatgtttttaaatattcaataaaCATAGCCCATCTAATACTAATCCCTCGCAAGGCCGACCAAATTTAACTAAATCGAAGGTCCAAATGCCCATAACCTAACTAAACCCAAGTGACTATAtgtctcttcctcttccttttctttatGCCGTCTGGCCACCAAACCAATCTCACATAGACTTGGCAATTTATTATACGATTCGTTAACATGACACGtaaatgacacgaaaataacgggtttcggatcaacacgataactaatcgggtcattattgGGTCAtacgataataacccgttaataatgggtccttaacaggtttacacgagagtgacacgcgggtaacctgtTTTGACACGGcaagaaaaatgctattttgatgattttaattttttaaactactaaaaaaaacttactataaaatgcaatagatataatgaatatgtatatattgtttattaattattattctatataaattttaaattttaaattttatttatttatttatttttattgtatattataggcaaagattgagattaaaaatcataaaacacattaaaaataaaaatatcaagtaatttaaaaataccaaacacataaaaaaaatcataataattaatttcccgcctaatatttcaagagtttcatccatttcccgcctaatgtttgggaaattttgcagcctatatccatccatttcccgcctaatatttaacccaaagaaaaaaaataaccagttttttttttttttttttttttttgtgttatctcttataacattttaacttgaataaaatacgtaataaaaaacataaatgtaattttattattaaatatcatcacatactaattgaaacatagtctaattaacacttaaaatatataaataattaatatatttat from Pyrus communis chromosome 9, drPyrComm1.1, whole genome shotgun sequence harbors:
- the LOC137745728 gene encoding uncharacterized protein, which encodes MMRVWSMVCSSNQNRSMEAHSLLKRQGFDVASYGTGAHVKLPGPSLREPNVYDFGTPYKQMFDDLRRKDPELYKRNGILPMLKRNLGVKLAPQRWQDNAADGSFDVVLTFEEKVFDMVIEDLNNRDHALRKCVLIINLEVKDNHEEAAVGARLALDLCQEIEATDSWEESIDDIVSGF